One Triticum dicoccoides isolate Atlit2015 ecotype Zavitan chromosome 5B, WEW_v2.0, whole genome shotgun sequence genomic window carries:
- the LOC119306733 gene encoding uncharacterized protein LOC119306733 produces the protein MEIKGENPFPNRLSFLSQCSSRSPTIRCWRCGDGVLLILTGSKCERVLGSQEIRRTAEWGNYSVLGVVFSFVLTTATCGSGNLHPHEYIFRPQLNPWRNASWCSSSWHFSCRRPTRCATLTTSKRRGASPGRAIEGHSNNNNQIPLLAPTNSVRSGSGNIVSGNGNTVVSGDNNNVSGSNNTVTSGSSNVIVDSNHVITGSNNTVSGNNNRVTGNNNVVSGSNQVVSGDNKVVTG, from the exons ATGGAGATTAAAGGCGAAAATCCGTTCCCAAATCGTCTCTCCTTCCTTTCTCAGTGTTCGTCTCGTTCCCCAACAATCAGATGTTGGAGATGTGGAGACG GTGTTCTTCTAATATTAACTGGATCTAAGTGTGAGAGAGTCCTCGGGAGTCAGGAGATTAGAAGAACTGCAGAATGGGGAAATTATTCAGTTCTTGGTGTCGTCTTCTCGTTCGTGCTGACTACTGCAACCTGCGGATCTGGCAACCTACATCCACATGAATACATATTTAG GCCACAGCTGAATCCATGGCGAAATGCTTCCTGGTGCTCGTCTTCATGGCATTTCTCCTGCCGGCGGCCTACGCGATGTGCCACCCTGACGACCTCCAAGCGCCGCGGGGCTTCGCCAGGAAG AGCAATAGAAGGACACTCCAACAACAACAATCAAATACCATTACTGGCACCAACAAACAGTGTCAGATCTGGGAGTGGAAATATTGTATCTGGGAACGGCAACACTGTCGTATCTGGGGACAACAATAATGTTTCTGGGAGCAACAACACAGTCACATCTGGGAGCAGCAATGTCATAGTTGACAGCAACCATGTCATTACTGGGAGCAACAATACTGTATCGGGCAATAACAATAGGGTAACTGGGAACAATAATGTTGTATCAGGGAGCAACCAAGTCGTGTCCGGGGACAACAAAGTCGTAACTGGCTAA